The region AAAGGGCACGGCGGTGAGATGTCGGCTTCATGCCGCCCATGGAAAGATCCGTGATCCATTTTATGCCACCAAAAGAGAGATGAAAGGGATCCGTCACATAGACTTGTTCTGCGGTGACATGACTCCAGAGATCTAAGAGTTTTTTTGTTCCATTTGTAATTCGACATTCAGGGGTGGAAGCTAGCATTGTTGCATTGATCGCGCCGGCACTGACTCCGGTATAGTAGTTAAAGAGTTGTTGAACGCCATTTTTTTCTGCTATTTCGGCGATAGCAGCAATCACACCAGCCTGATATGCAGCTCGGGCGCCGCCACCTGAAAGCACTAGACCTACCGACATAGCTTCAACCTCTTTACTAAAAATAATATTTTTACATTTGAAGTTTAAGGGTATTTCTAGACTTGAAGAAAAATACACACCGTCAGATACTGTGAATGAACGAGGCACGATACAATCATCAATCGATTTATCGGTTCCATTGAAGGAAATAATACCTCGTAAAAGGACTCCCGAGCGGAGTCCTTTCTATTTTCCCCCTCTCTCTCTGCTTTATCATCGGATCAACTTTTTGAAGAAGGTATTTAGGTGCTATCACTCCGTCGGACGCGCGCATCCAGCGCTCGCCGGCCTGGAATACCGCATCCTGCGGGGCCGGAGGTCCGACTCCGCGATAACACCTAAATACCTTCTTCAAAAAGTTGCACGGCGTTTAAGGGTGGAGGGGAATATAGGGCAAGGCTTTTGTGGCCGCGCCCGCGTTTGGGTGCCTGCTTCTTTTTTGGGTCTATGCTGCGTTAATTTTTAAAGTGCCTGGTTCTTTTTTGTACTGCTTTGCTTCATTTATGTTGGCGTCTGCGAGGACTTATACCAAAAGGTGCCAGGGGGCTTTTGGTTCTTTGTGTGGATGGTGATTTTTCTTAATCTTTAATTCAATTAGGGAATGTTTTTATTTTTGAAGATTGTTTTTGGATGGGACTCATTTTGTTTTTTTGGTCTAGGGGAATGTGAATGGCCGCTCTTTGTAGCGACTTTGGGTTGGGTATTTGAAAGGGTGTTGAGAGTGGTTTATGGATCTTAGTTTTATTCTTCTTGTCGAAGGTTGATCTCTTTATTTAATTACGAAATAGTTTGTTTGTTCAACAACATTGAACGACATCTTTTAAGGAGAAAATGATGAAACTAGTATTGAGTGCATTGTTGGTTCTTTCAGCTGTTTCTGCTCAGGCGGCTGATGTTTATAAAATTGATACGAAGGCTTCGACAGTTGCTTGGAAAGGCACTAAGAAAGTAGGAAGTGCGCATGATGGCGCTATCGCGGTTAAAGAAGGCGATGTGACTGTTGATAAAGGACAGTTGAAATCTGCGAATATCGTTATTGATATGGCTTCTATCACAAATAACGATGTGAAAGATGCTGAGTACAACAAGAAACTTGTTGGTCACCTTTCTAACGATGACTTCTTCAACGTTCCAAAATTCCCGACTTCAACTTTCAAACTTACTAAAGTGACTCCGAAATCAAAAGACGAAGTGACTGTAAAAGGCGACTTGACGATCAAAGGTGTGACTCAACCTATCGAGTTCCCAGCAAAAGTTGTTGTTGGTAAAGACACTGTGACAGGTACTGCGGTTGTTAAAGTAGACCGTACTAAATGGGGTATCAAATACGGTTCAGGCAACTTCTTTAAAGAACTTGCTGGCGATAAAATCATCAGCGATGAGTTCGAATTGAACTTGAACCTTGTTGCTAAGAAGTAATTGGTTCCAGAAAATTGAATTCTAATAAAAAGCCTCGCCAAATATGCGGGGCTTTTTTTATTTAACGATGTAAGTTTTTAATGTCTAACGATGAGTTTAAAGAAAAACATTAAGTCGCCTGAAGCTTTTCAAGATCGAGTTTTCGCAAAGAAGGCGATAGATAGCCGATCAATCCGACCGTCAGAATGCACATGATTCCACCAAAATAAACAGCCGGTACAGTTCCTAAAAGCTTTGCGGCTACCCCAGATTCAAGTTCGCCAATTTCGTTTGATGAGCCGATAAAGATTGAATTCACGGCTGAGATCTTTCCACGCATATGATCTGGGGATGATAATTGGACGGCGGCCGAGCGAATCACCATGCTGATGCTATCGAAGCTTCCACTGAGCGCGAGGGCGGCTACAGATAAATAAAAATTCGTACTTAAGCCAAACACCAAGATACAAAAACCAAAGCCCGTAACTGCACTTAAAAGCCATCGACCCGTGCGCATTCCATTTGTTCTAGATAAGTAAAGACTCATCATGGTTGCACCGATAGCTGGTGCCGCTCTTAATATGCCTAGTCCCTTGGGGCCTACAAAAAGAATTTCATTCGCGAAGATAGGCAGAAGGGCGGTTACGCCTCCAAAAAGAACCGAGATCATATCTAAAGACAAGGCAGGCAGAAGAATCGGGTGTTTGAAAACGAATTTTCCACCGGAGAGAAGTTCATCTTTAATCGAAGCATGCTGCACTGTTTGTTCCGGTGCGGGTAGGTCCTTACGAATTAACATCAGAGAAACTGAAGCTATCACCAACAAGATGCAAACAATACTTGAAGAGGCGACAGGACCCCAGAAGCCAAAGATCAATCCACCAACTGCAGGTCCCCCGATGCGAGCTACTTGCATCACAGAGCTTGAAACAGCGCTGGCACGCATAAGAAGTCCACGCTCTACCAGTCTTGGAACAATTGCAAAGATCGCCGGTTGAGAAAACGCACGGGCAAGACCCGTTAAGAAAGCGGCGAAATATAAAAGCCCCACCTGAGTTGAAACATTCATGTCGTGTGCGAAAAGATGCTCCGTTAGTACGACGAGACCTGAAAGCAAGCTCACGTAAATAACTCGTCGATACACCATTAAGGGACGTAAGCGATCCACAAGGTATCCCGCATACAAAGCAAACCCGATCGCAGGAATCGCTTCGGTTAAACCGATAAATCCCAAATACAAAGGATCTTTCAAGAGATCATAAATACGCCATCCAAGAATAACGGCTTGCATTTGCACGGCGAAAGTAAAGAAGAAGCGGGCACTGACGAGTTTCTTAAAATCCAAGGGCATGCTCTTTATCTGCGCCTGGATTTCTTCTTTGGCAAGTTCTCATTTTGTGACGTCTGATTTCCTTTCAATAGCAGTCCTAAATTGTCGCTATCTCAGACCGAGACATATCAGCTCACGTATACAGGAGCTTCCGTGGCACTCTCCTTGCCTTTATTCATGTTGAGACGAATTTTTTTTGTTCAGGAGGGTTCTATGAAGATCCGTACCTTTAAAGCTTTAACAGTGGCGATGGCGAGCACTTTTATCGTAGGCATGGCAGCACCGGTTTCGCAGGCCCACGCTTTCACGATGCCTTGGAAAAAGGCCGAAGCAGCTCCGCAAAAGGTACAAACAATTGTGATCGGTGTAGATGGTCTTAGTTATTACGCTTTCAAAGCCGCACAACGTGAAGGTTTATTCAAAGAGTTCTCACAATCGGGTGCTCACGTAGCTCCATTTCCTTCCATGACAGATCTTTCTTGGGCTTCTGTGACTCATACCGCCGACATCTTCGGTAATGCCGGTCGTATCAAATCTGTGGAAGCAACTTATTTCGATGACGCCACTCAATCCGTACAAGGTGATCCCCGCGATTACTATCGTCGCCTTTCTTTCCCTAAGTATTACATGGGCGCTTTTGAGTTTTTCTTTAATCCGTATGTTGAAGCCTTGATGTACTTCCCTACAGAAGAAGTTCCAAAACTTGAAATCAAGACTGTGGTTGATGATTTGATCGCTGCAAAACCAAAACAATTCCTCACGGGTTATATTGGAGCGATCGATTCGACAGCTCACACGCAAAAAGACCGTTTATTCCCGGTCATGCGTATTCTAGATGCAGAATTAAAACGTCTATTAAAATCTTATAAAGACAAAGGCCAAGATGTTGAAGTGGTTCTAGTTTCAGATCACGGTAATATCGGACGATTCCAAGAAGGTACGCCAGAGCAAGAGCTTGAAGGTGTAAATATCGGTGACGTTATTAAAAGAGCTGGTCTTAATAATGTTCAACAACTGAAAGATTCAAAAGACGTTGCCGTCCCTCTTATGGCCTTGGGAACATGGGCCCCAGTTTATCTAAAAGACCGCAAAAACATGCAAAACTTGATCGGGGAGTTCCGTAAAGAAAACTGGTTCGATCTTGCAGTGACTATCAATCGTAATAACGAAAGCGAAACTTTGATGGCCGTGACTTCCCAACAAGGAAGCGCCGTCATTCAGTACGATAAAAAGAACAAACTTTATTACTACTATGCAGAGACTGGAAATGCTCTTCGTATCGACAAGGCTTATATTTCTACAAAGGCGGCTCCCAAAGCGATCCAGCCTAAAGATCTAGTCAAAGCTTCTGAAAACTCCTTATACCCAGACGCCATCTATCGTCTGGTGGAATCAGCTTCCGAAAGAAATTTCGACTTCCCAGATTTCATCCTGACTTTGAAAGACGGTTACTATATCAACTCTTCATTAGGCGCATTTACAAAAATGTACCGCACACACGGTTCATTAACGGCATCATCTTCTTACGGATTGATGGCTTCAAATAAAAGAGCGATCCCAGGTCAAATTCGTTCTAAAGACATTCTTCCTTACCTAGGTATTGAGCCGAAATCTCTTTTTGGAGAGACGTCTCGCCGCGCGGAGTTTTCAGCTCAGCAAGCTCTTGAAGACGTCGTGAAAAACGCCACTCGTGGTGTAGAGACAGAAGCAAAGAATCTTTCGCAAAAACGCATCTTCCAACATATTTCAAGATTCGTTTCTGACACGCGGCCTTACTTCTTAGTGTCTGAAATGAAAAGCTTCATGGATGCTTTCAAATTCGATCCATTCCAGAAGTCGCCGTCTCAAGCTCTGACACCAATGAGTTTTGATATCAGCAAGTTCGACGTGACAACAATGATCAGCCCTGAAGATATCGGTGCAGTGACAGACGCAGTTCTAACTTCAGGTTCAGTTGATAACTTGATGAATGACCCACGCGTGCAAAAAGTAAAAGAAAAAGTAGGTCTATTACAGGACTCTAAAGGTGCAGGCATCGAGTGGAAACAAGAAGAGGGTGCTACCGGCCTAGATTCTACTTTGAATAAATTTAAGCAATACATCCTTCCGGCAAAACGCGCGGTGATGAAGATGTACCAAATGCCGTATCTTTTAGAAAAATCCATCGTGGTTCAGGAAAAGCCCTACATCCCTGAAACTCGCGACCTGCAATTTGCTCGCACGTGGACTTCTAATAAGTCTGACTTGGTTAAGAGTTATAAAGCTTTAAACGCTGCAAGCAATAAGCAGGTAGCACAAGTTCAATCTCTGTTAAAAGAAGCCATCAAAGAAGCAGAGTTGGAGGAACGCGTTTACCCGACGGCTCTTTCTAAAGTCTATAATGAAAAGCTTGATGACGTGACTCTAGTTTATGTTCCCGGCATCTATAACAGCATCTTTGACCGCGAGATCTTCAGTCTAGGTCTCAATGCTGTCAGCGATGAAATGGGTGTACGCGTGATTACGCCGCCAGTAGAAGCAACATGCTCTAGTGATTACAATGCAGAGATCATTCTAAAATACCTTCGTGAAGACTTTAAGGCCCGTCAAGCGCGCGGTCACAAAGCTCCTCGCTACTTGATCGTGGGTTACTCTAAAGGTGCTGTAGATACTCTTCATGCCTTTACTAAAGCAGGTTCTTTTGTGTCGACGTACGTGAAAGGTTTCGTGGCAGTCGCGGCTCCTTTGCATGGCTCTAGCATCCTAAATACGACAGACGTTCCTTTCGCGTTGGTTTCAGCTCTTTCTGAAAATGAAGGTCCTGAAGTTTGTAAAACAGAAAAGACAGCTTCTAAATCTATCACGCCAACAGCAATGGAAGCTTTCTGGAGAAAAAATGAGACATCACTCATTGGTCTGACTCGTTACTTCTCTGTGACGTTTGAAAGTGATCCTGAAGATTCACACATCTTCATGAAAGCGACGAAAATCATCGGTCAGTTTGATGAAAGCAATGACGGTGTTGTGACGGTGTCTTCTTCGAAATTCCCGAAAAAGCTGATGGCTTTGGATATGGGAACTATTAAAGCCGATCACTTGGCAGGTATCTTGTCTTCGCGCTTTAACCAAAAAGCCTTTATGAAAGGTTTGGTTCAATCGATGGCAGAATTGAATGTGACTGATGATAAAGAAAATCTTCGCTGGAACACGCAAGTGATCTTAGCTGAAGCGAATCGTCATCCTTTCAAAACTCAAAGCTACGCTCGCCTTGGAAAAGACGGTCTAGCGAAAGTGTACTCGTTGAAGGCTGAGCACTTGGTGGATTTCCTTCCGTACGGAAACTCTCATGAGTTGAACCGTCAATTGATCCCGGCAGTGAATGATCCGGCATCAAGCTATGAAGTGAAAACAAAGCTGCCAAGCTCACAGTTGAGCTATGACCCGTATGCGGTGTTGGATGTACAAAAGCTTCCAGACATCATGGCAGTGAAAAAAGTCAGCCCCGCAACTCGCGCGAACATGCCAAACGGCATTAACATTGAGTACAATCACAAGAACATGGTGCACTTCCGTATGGATCACCAGTTCAATTACGAGTCGCGCTCTCCGGGTGGTTTGGATGATAACAAAGACTTTGGTTACATTACGGCGGAATACAATGGCGAGCCATGGGCTTTGATGAAGAGTGTTAATAACTCTATGCGCATGACTACTTTGGCCTACAGATTTTCACCGGTCGAGTTTTCAAAAATGAACTTGAAGCTGGCTGTAACTAAAGGTGTTAAAGGCGCTGACCCGGTAAAAGGCAAAACGGGCATAGACGACTCGGCTTTCCAGGTTTGGTTCACAGTTCGTATTGGTAAAGCGAACGGAGATCGCACTTTAGTAGATCCAAAGAATGACAAGGTTGTTCTTTTCGGTTACTACTGGGGTGATGAAGTTTCTGGTGAAACAAGACAAGCCGGACAGATTTTTGAAAACTGGTACTCTAACAAAAATATTGTCGTAGCGACTTTGCCAGAAGCAAAACAACTTTTGCTGAACAATCAAGATATGCTGGGTAAAGCACAAAACTACCAGCGCAACTTGGCTGAAGACTTAGCAAAAGCTTTCCCGGGCGTTTCAGTTGATGACATGGAGATCGCAGCGATCACTATCCAACACGACTCTAACGACGCGAAAGATTCTTCGGAAGCTTATTTCAAAGGATTGAGCTTCCAACCATAAAAGGAAGTTCATGTCGGGTTCTAGAGAGTGGGTCTTAATTCGTGGCATCGTCAGTGAAGAATTTCACTGGTGGGATTTTCTGCCCGAAATGAAGACCCGCTTCCCACAAGACCTTCTGCATACTCCGGACATCATCGGTAATGGAAAGTTTTTTAAAAAGACCACTCCTTGGAGAGTGAAGCCAAATATCGAAGGTCTTCGTTCTCAAGTCCCCACAGATAATAAAAAAATTCTTTTTGGATTTTCTTTAGGAGGAATGCTTTCGCTGGAATGGGCGCATACCTACCCGGAAGAGGTGAGGGCGGTCGTTCTTGTGAACTCGAGTCTTAACAATTCTCCTTTTTATCGTCGCATGACTCCAGGAGCTTTTTTGAATATCGCAAAGCTCGCGGCTGTGAAAGACCACGTCGTAAAGGAAGAACGCGTCTTAAAGATGACAAGTTTCCTTCCTGAAGAGCGAATCAAAAGCATGGCTCCTGTCTGGGGAGAACGAAGCCAGAAGTATCCACTGCGTCCTACAAACTTCCTATGGCAATTGGCCTTGGCATCGCAGATTCCCCAAAGGGAAAAACCCAAGATTCCGGTCTTAGTATTATCGTCGGGTAAAGATAAAGTCGTGCATCCCTCTTGCTCAGAGCGAATTGCGAAGAAATGGGATCTTCCTTTGATCACGCACCCCGAAGCAGGGCATGACCTTTTCTTGGACGACCCACACTGGATCCTGAATCAGCTGCAAAACTGGTTAGAAAAAGAAAAGATCTAAAATTGCAGAAGCCATTGATCAATGGCCGGAGAAAATTTCTCTGCCACCGTGAACATCCAAAGGGCGGTGACGGCACCTGCAAAAACATCCATAGTCCAATGAGCTCTTAATAAAAGAACAGTGATCACCTCATAGATAACAATGAAGATCGCAAGAGTGATAAATAAGGGCCCACCCAAAGAGGCTAATTCCAAAGCGCCAAAGACCGCGAGCGCGGTATGCCCAGAGAAAAACAAATCATTCGACACCGCGTAAGTCACAAACAAAGACGGGAAGCCTGGATCCTTCCAAATCATTCCCTCAGGAGTTGGAAGCACGGTGATGGCTTGATTGATTTGACGAAGGGCGAATAGGAAAAAGAGTCCAAATAAAGGACGAATCGATGGCCCGAATAAAGCTGAGGTAATTAAGAAGATCCCTAACGCATCAACGATCAAAGAGCTTGAAATTAAAAGCGCGCGGGACCCCCAGGGATGGTGTTGTAAAATCGCATTGATCTTATCCGTCAATTTATGAACTGAATCATAAATTCCACCGGCATGTTTCTGATTTCTTTGTCCCAAGAGTTTTTGAGAGAACAACCAAAAGACAACAGCTCCTGCCGCGATCAAACTTTTAATAACCAAACTCATAGTCCACACCTTGCATTAAGGACCTAACATAGCTCATCGTCGCTTCTCAGAAAAGAAGAACTTGTCAACGCGTTAAGCGGCTCTCGACAAAATCTGTCTTCGCCGCTTCTGTGCGAATTAGGGGCTTCGTCTCAGAATGAGATTCACGTGAAATATCAGGCTATTAGAAGAATCTTCTGATGGCTTTTTCCTTGCACAATAAAGAAGAGATCGAGGTGTATATGAAAGACGCTAAATTTTTAATCATCACTCTTCTTGCAGTAGCGGCGATGTCCCTCAGTGCATGTGCAAAAAAGGATTCTGAATTTGCGGCTCGTTATCAAAGAAATAAAATGGGTGCGACTGTCGTGGATGGCGCTAAAACACAAGCTGCTGGCGAACAAGCCGCTGCACAAGGTTTAGAGGCTGACGTTGTCAACGTCACTCGTCATTGGACACCAGAAGGTCAGCCCGGTCCTCGTGTTGTGATTTCAACGATCTTAGTGAATAATCAAGAAGTCCCCGTGACGACGGTTCACTCCGGCACAGAACAAGTCAATGGCCGAGTCGATATCGCGGGCTACGTTGTGGCCTTCCATGCGATGTGCGGAAACGCGACCTGCAATCCTTATTATGCCACGATGGAAGTTTATCAAAACAACCGCATGATTATTCAAGAAGGTGTGCGTGTTTTCTTCGACAAACAAACTCCTGCTGATGAAGATCGTTACCAATGGTTTAAGCCCGAAGAGTCATTACCACTGGTAGGCCCCGGTGGCGTGGGTGATCCAAGAGGAATGGTCGGGTACTTCAATACGACTCAAGCCGTGGTTGGATCGAGTCGTATTAAATAATTTCTTCATTCAATTTAGGTGAGCGCCGACGGAGAGTTCTTACGGGATCTCTCCGTTTTTCCTTTTTCAAGCTCTTCATTTAGTATCTCTGACAGATGGGTGTTTCGGGTTTTTACCAGAGAGTCTATTTTAAGGAGATAATCTGCAAGATGATGAAACAGCCGTTCAATCTCGGAGTCGGTTTCTAAGCGCCCTTCTTCTTCTTTAATTTCTTCTGTCAGGCGATCCACGATAAATAGCGCTGCATTTAAAGAAATACCAATCTGATGAAGATAATCGCGTTCGAGATAGAGTTGGCGTTGCGACTCGTCCATGAGACCTCCTGTTCTTCTCAGTATCAAAACCTCTTACGCAGTGGGCAACTTGTAGCTTTGCAAGTGAATTGGAAGGGTCTTGAAAGCTGAATATTTTTCAGTGGAGTTTGTTAATTACTCACTCTTAAGACTTGGCCATCTGTGTCTAATGCCATTTTGAACCCAGCAATTTCCACCAAATCAAAATTAAAGGGGTTTTATTTTAGGTTTTAGTTAAGAAATGGTGTTGAAACGGGACTGAAGTCGTGGCACCTTACTTGCTCATTAAGGCTCGGTGGCTCCAATTTGGGACCAGTTTGAATCCTTTTTTCAGCCCCATTTGTTTTGGGAGCCGAAAGAACGTGAATTTGATTTTTGATTTTAAGTTTTTGGGAAGTTTAACAAGAACAAAAAACCATTAAGGAAAGGGAAACCAGTGAAAAAACAAATTTTGATGTCACTGATTTTGGGAACTATGGTTACTGTTGCTGCTCATGCAGAAGAGCAAGCACAAAACCAAACAGCGAACACAAGCACTGTTAAAGTGACTGACGTTCAAAACAAAGAAGAACAGAAGAAAGATATCGACGAAGAGATCACGAATGCTCGTATGCGTTCTGAGCTTGGTTCGAAATCTCAATGGTCTTTCAAATCTAGCCTTGGCTACAACGGTGGATCTCTACAAAGACCATTCGATGCTATCCGTCCTAACTACCGTGCGTCTGCTTCAATCGAGTCTTTGACTCAATTGTCTGGTAACGTAGGTGTTAACTACCGTGTTTCTAAAGGTGGTAACCTTTCTTTCGGTACTGGTATCGTTGTAATGGATCCTCTTCACGGTGACATCACGAAGGATTTCCAAGATCCTCGTAACTCAAACCGTAAAGTACGCCGTTCTCAAGTTTCTACTCCGTACCTTGATTACA is a window of Bdellovibrio bacteriovorus DNA encoding:
- a CDS encoding YceI family protein is translated as MMKLVLSALLVLSAVSAQAADVYKIDTKASTVAWKGTKKVGSAHDGAIAVKEGDVTVDKGQLKSANIVIDMASITNNDVKDAEYNKKLVGHLSNDDFFNVPKFPTSTFKLTKVTPKSKDEVTVKGDLTIKGVTQPIEFPAKVVVGKDTVTGTAVVKVDRTKWGIKYGSGNFFKELAGDKIISDEFELNLNLVAKK
- a CDS encoding MFS transporter, yielding MPLDFKKLVSARFFFTFAVQMQAVILGWRIYDLLKDPLYLGFIGLTEAIPAIGFALYAGYLVDRLRPLMVYRRVIYVSLLSGLVVLTEHLFAHDMNVSTQVGLLYFAAFLTGLARAFSQPAIFAIVPRLVERGLLMRASAVSSSVMQVARIGGPAVGGLIFGFWGPVASSSIVCILLVIASVSLMLIRKDLPAPEQTVQHASIKDELLSGGKFVFKHPILLPALSLDMISVLFGGVTALLPIFANEILFVGPKGLGILRAAPAIGATMMSLYLSRTNGMRTGRWLLSAVTGFGFCILVFGLSTNFYLSVAALALSGSFDSISMVIRSAAVQLSSPDHMRGKISAVNSIFIGSSNEIGELESGVAAKLLGTVPAVYFGGIMCILTVGLIGYLSPSLRKLDLEKLQAT
- a CDS encoding alkaline phosphatase family protein — protein: MKIRTFKALTVAMASTFIVGMAAPVSQAHAFTMPWKKAEAAPQKVQTIVIGVDGLSYYAFKAAQREGLFKEFSQSGAHVAPFPSMTDLSWASVTHTADIFGNAGRIKSVEATYFDDATQSVQGDPRDYYRRLSFPKYYMGAFEFFFNPYVEALMYFPTEEVPKLEIKTVVDDLIAAKPKQFLTGYIGAIDSTAHTQKDRLFPVMRILDAELKRLLKSYKDKGQDVEVVLVSDHGNIGRFQEGTPEQELEGVNIGDVIKRAGLNNVQQLKDSKDVAVPLMALGTWAPVYLKDRKNMQNLIGEFRKENWFDLAVTINRNNESETLMAVTSQQGSAVIQYDKKNKLYYYYAETGNALRIDKAYISTKAAPKAIQPKDLVKASENSLYPDAIYRLVESASERNFDFPDFILTLKDGYYINSSLGAFTKMYRTHGSLTASSSYGLMASNKRAIPGQIRSKDILPYLGIEPKSLFGETSRRAEFSAQQALEDVVKNATRGVETEAKNLSQKRIFQHISRFVSDTRPYFLVSEMKSFMDAFKFDPFQKSPSQALTPMSFDISKFDVTTMISPEDIGAVTDAVLTSGSVDNLMNDPRVQKVKEKVGLLQDSKGAGIEWKQEEGATGLDSTLNKFKQYILPAKRAVMKMYQMPYLLEKSIVVQEKPYIPETRDLQFARTWTSNKSDLVKSYKALNAASNKQVAQVQSLLKEAIKEAELEERVYPTALSKVYNEKLDDVTLVYVPGIYNSIFDREIFSLGLNAVSDEMGVRVITPPVEATCSSDYNAEIILKYLREDFKARQARGHKAPRYLIVGYSKGAVDTLHAFTKAGSFVSTYVKGFVAVAAPLHGSSILNTTDVPFALVSALSENEGPEVCKTEKTASKSITPTAMEAFWRKNETSLIGLTRYFSVTFESDPEDSHIFMKATKIIGQFDESNDGVVTVSSSKFPKKLMALDMGTIKADHLAGILSSRFNQKAFMKGLVQSMAELNVTDDKENLRWNTQVILAEANRHPFKTQSYARLGKDGLAKVYSLKAEHLVDFLPYGNSHELNRQLIPAVNDPASSYEVKTKLPSSQLSYDPYAVLDVQKLPDIMAVKKVSPATRANMPNGINIEYNHKNMVHFRMDHQFNYESRSPGGLDDNKDFGYITAEYNGEPWALMKSVNNSMRMTTLAYRFSPVEFSKMNLKLAVTKGVKGADPVKGKTGIDDSAFQVWFTVRIGKANGDRTLVDPKNDKVVLFGYYWGDEVSGETRQAGQIFENWYSNKNIVVATLPEAKQLLLNNQDMLGKAQNYQRNLAEDLAKAFPGVSVDDMEIAAITIQHDSNDAKDSSEAYFKGLSFQP
- a CDS encoding alpha/beta fold hydrolase — protein: MSGSREWVLIRGIVSEEFHWWDFLPEMKTRFPQDLLHTPDIIGNGKFFKKTTPWRVKPNIEGLRSQVPTDNKKILFGFSLGGMLSLEWAHTYPEEVRAVVLVNSSLNNSPFYRRMTPGAFLNIAKLAAVKDHVVKEERVLKMTSFLPEERIKSMAPVWGERSQKYPLRPTNFLWQLALASQIPQREKPKIPVLVLSSGKDKVVHPSCSERIAKKWDLPLITHPEAGHDLFLDDPHWILNQLQNWLEKEKI
- a CDS encoding phosphatase PAP2-related protein, which codes for MSLVIKSLIAAGAVVFWLFSQKLLGQRNQKHAGGIYDSVHKLTDKINAILQHHPWGSRALLISSSLIVDALGIFLITSALFGPSIRPLFGLFFLFALRQINQAITVLPTPEGMIWKDPGFPSLFVTYAVSNDLFFSGHTALAVFGALELASLGGPLFITLAIFIVIYEVITVLLLRAHWTMDVFAGAVTALWMFTVAEKFSPAIDQWLLQF